In Methylovirgula sp., a single genomic region encodes these proteins:
- a CDS encoding helix-turn-helix domain-containing protein, with protein MIYRIIFVDNPVGIVANTGMLTPAQIRAARALLNLSQDELAEASGLARQSIKNIERGVTDPRLSTAMMIKTTLEKAGVQFLEANDSAVGPGVALKTQTST; from the coding sequence ATGATCTATAGGATTATATTTGTTGACAACCCGGTCGGCATCGTGGCCAATACGGGCATGCTCACCCCAGCCCAGATTCGCGCGGCGCGCGCCCTGCTCAACCTTTCCCAAGATGAACTTGCCGAAGCGAGCGGCCTGGCTCGGCAGAGCATCAAAAACATCGAGAGGGGCGTCACCGACCCTCGCCTATCGACCGCTATGATGATCAAAACCACTTTGGAAAAGGCCGGCGTGCAGTTTCTCGAAGCAAACGATTCTGCCGTTGGTCCGGGCGTGGCGCTGAAAACTCAGACCAGCACCTAG
- a CDS encoding L-lactate permease, whose protein sequence is MFHQLLAPVAGNLGLSFLVGILPVLAVLVLLGLLRRPGWQAALAGLVVGLIIAIAVWQMPPSLAVNSVVSGAVFALWPVMWIVLNALLLYNIAVESGRFDAFRAWLINHVPQDKRVVLVVIGFCFGCLLEGISGFGTPVAITSSLLILIGFPALEALVFVLIFNTAPVAFGALGAPITVLGAVTGLPAHTLGAMIGRQLPVIALLLPFYVIALYGGLRSLKALWPLLLVAGGSFAVSQFISSNYLDYALTDVFAALGSLVCTLLFLQVWQPAPDPEFAISDAAEKRATEAQPIAPWQGWIPWLIVSAVVIIWTHFSFATVGAQAIHWPGLDKAIAITLYNNKPYAAVWNFQPLATGTAILFAALITSLVIGLPINRFFACIGHTIRQAWIAVVTVMLILGLAYLMNYSGMAYTLGKAVASTGHLFVFLSPFLGWVAVLLSGSDTSGNALFGNLQVVAARQLNLNPILFAATNSSGGVIGKMVSPQNIATGVAVTKLKGQEGVVFARTFWHSIILTVVLGILVAIQQYLIPWIIPVLPTGH, encoded by the coding sequence GTGTTCCACCAGCTTTTAGCGCCCGTTGCGGGGAATCTCGGCCTGTCGTTCCTCGTCGGGATATTGCCGGTGCTCGCCGTGCTCGTTTTGCTCGGACTTTTGCGCCGGCCCGGGTGGCAGGCGGCCCTAGCCGGACTTGTCGTCGGTTTGATCATCGCCATCGCCGTCTGGCAGATGCCGCCCAGTCTCGCCGTCAATTCCGTCGTCAGCGGCGCGGTCTTCGCGCTGTGGCCGGTGATGTGGATCGTGCTGAATGCGCTGCTTCTCTACAACATCGCGGTCGAGTCAGGCCGTTTCGACGCCTTTCGCGCCTGGCTTATCAATCATGTGCCGCAGGACAAGCGCGTCGTCCTGGTCGTGATCGGCTTTTGCTTTGGCTGCCTGCTTGAAGGCATTTCCGGTTTCGGCACGCCAGTCGCCATCACCAGCTCGCTGCTCATCCTCATCGGCTTTCCGGCGCTTGAGGCCCTCGTCTTTGTTTTGATCTTCAACACGGCGCCTGTTGCCTTCGGCGCGCTCGGCGCGCCGATCACCGTTCTCGGCGCCGTCACCGGATTGCCGGCGCATACGCTCGGCGCCATGATCGGCCGCCAATTGCCGGTGATAGCCCTGCTTTTGCCGTTCTACGTCATCGCCCTCTATGGCGGCCTGCGGTCGCTGAAAGCGCTTTGGCCGCTGTTGCTGGTCGCGGGCGGCAGCTTTGCCGTCTCGCAATTCATCTCCTCGAACTATCTCGACTACGCGCTGACCGACGTCTTCGCGGCGCTCGGTTCGCTCGTTTGCACGCTGCTTTTCCTGCAGGTCTGGCAGCCGGCACCCGATCCGGAGTTTGCGATTTCCGACGCCGCCGAGAAAAGGGCGACCGAGGCGCAGCCCATTGCGCCTTGGCAAGGCTGGATACCCTGGCTCATCGTTTCGGCCGTCGTGATCATCTGGACGCATTTCAGTTTTGCGACCGTCGGCGCACAGGCAATCCACTGGCCCGGCCTCGACAAGGCCATCGCCATCACGCTCTATAATAATAAGCCCTATGCCGCGGTCTGGAACTTCCAGCCGCTTGCGACCGGCACGGCGATCCTTTTCGCCGCGCTCATCACGTCGCTGGTCATCGGCCTGCCGATCAATCGTTTCTTCGCTTGCATCGGCCACACGATCCGCCAGGCTTGGATTGCCGTCGTCACCGTGATGCTGATCCTCGGCCTCGCCTATCTCATGAATTATTCCGGCATGGCCTATACGCTCGGCAAGGCGGTTGCTTCGACTGGCCATTTGTTCGTGTTCTTGTCACCCTTCCTCGGTTGGGTCGCCGTACTGCTTTCCGGCAGCGACACCTCGGGCAACGCGCTTTTCGGCAATCTGCAAGTCGTCGCGGCGCGGCAACTCAATCTGAACCCGATCCTTTTTGCCGCGACCAATTCGTCCGGCGGCGTGATCGGCAAAATGGTGTCGCCGCAGAATATCGCGACCGGCGTCGCGGTTACGAAGCTGAAAGGACAGGAAGGCGTCGTTTTTGCCCGGACGTTCTGGCACAGCATCATTCTGACCGTCGTCCTCGGGATTCTGGTCGCAATCCAGCAATATTTGATCCCCTGGATCATCCCGGTCCTTCCCACCGGCCATTGA